A section of the Triticum dicoccoides isolate Atlit2015 ecotype Zavitan chromosome 7A, WEW_v2.0, whole genome shotgun sequence genome encodes:
- the LOC119328537 gene encoding uncharacterized protein LOC119328537 yields MRAPPASSAPSRHSLPDCWSLPVRSGALLRLCPLPSFERRTSCPDPPFPHGPGSSSCSSPYFDSVESRDCRHAAAPVSQESGSHVHVNSGAYSRWTLGSFVNSESHNQSSNMMKPYPVMHYEVSYPPPTKTRQTCKG; encoded by the exons ATGCGCGCACCACCGGCCAGCAGCGCGCCGAGCCGCCACTCTTTGCCGGACTGCTGGAGCCTCCCAGTCCGCTCAGGCGCGCTGCTGCGGCTGTGCCCGTTGCCTTCTTTCGAGAGACGTACCTCATGCCCTGATCCCCCATTCCCCCATGG ACCCGGAAGCTCCTCCTGTTCTTCACCCTACTTCGATTCAGTGGAGTCTCGAGACTGCAGGCATGCGGCAGCCCCGGTTTCACAGGAGTCAGGCAGCCAT GTGCACGTCAACAGCGGCGCGTACAGCCGGTGGACGCTTGGGTCGTTCGTCAACAGTGAATCCCATAACCAATCTTCAAACATGATGAAACCATATCCAG TGATGCACTATGAAGTAAGTTATCCGCCCCCCACAAAGACCCGTCAAACCTGCAAAG